A DNA window from Actinomadura coerulea contains the following coding sequences:
- the hrpA gene encoding ATP-dependent RNA helicase HrpA, which produces MGTSVESPLAGLRARLPQLMLRDQHRLRRRIDGAQKTRDAARRARVAEEIAADVEAAERRVERRRLAVPEITYPAQLPVSQKKDDILAAIRDHQVVIVAGETGSGKTTQIPKICLELGRGVLGSIGHTQPRRLAARTVGDRIAEELGTELGQTVGYKVRFTDRSSDDTLVKLMTDGILLAEIQTDRLLRQYDTLIIDEAHERSLNIDFLLGYVREILPRRPDLKVIITSATIDPERFSAHFGDAPIVEVSGRTYPVEVRYRPVTDPDDPSADPDRDQVQAIVDAVDELGREGPGDVLVFLSGEREIRDTADALTKHFTRQRGTTEVLPLYARLSSAEQHRVFQAHRGRRVVLATNVAETSLTVPGIKYVVDPGTARISRYSHRLKVQRLPIEPVSQASANQRKGRCGRVSEGVCIRLYSEEDFESRPEFTEPEILRTNLASVILQMTALGLGDIAAFPFVEPPDRRNVKAGVDLLHELGAIDPAEKDPRKRLTPLGRRLAQLPVDPRLGRMILEADRGGCVREVLIIAAALSIQDPRERPAENQQAADERHRRFADPGSDFLAYLNLWNYLRERQAELSGSAFRRMCKNEFLHYLRIREWQDLHGQLKQVAKSLGVTLNTADAPPDRIHTSLLAGLLSHIGLMDVDKKEKQRRGQEYLGARGAKFAVFPGSSLFKKPPRWVMSAELVETSRLWGRINARIEPEWVEPLAQHLVKRNYSEPHWSKKQAAVMAREKVTLYGVPIVADRRVNYGAIDPALSRELFIRHALVEGDWETHHSFFHDNRALLDEVEELEHRARRRDILVDDETLFDFYDARIPEDVVSGRHFDAWWKKAQRADPDLLGFEKSMLINESAGGVSEADYPDVWQQGALRLKLTYQFEPGTDADGVTVHIPVQVLNQVRPAGFDWQVPGLRTELVTELIRSLPKQLRVNFVPAPDYARKILDRVAPRTEPLLDALERELTAMTSVPVAREAWDPSRLPAHLRITFRVLDAAGRTLGEGTDLDELKRRLAGKVRGTLSKAASTIERSGLTEWTIGELPRTYERNQAGYDVKAYPALTDEGGTVAVRMYETEAEQRRAMWLGTRRLILLNAPSPVKLIQGRLTNQGKLALSHNPHGSVAALFDDCVTAAADRLIAEAGGPAWDEDGFRALYDRVRAGLHDATAQIVGLVERILAEAHEIDRRLRGTASLTLVPALTDVRGHLGTLVRPGFVTATGWARLPDLPRYLRALQVRLDKLPENPGRDRMLAHQVEVLAQEYDQTLRRLHPARREEEPARQIRWMLEELRVSLFAQQLGTRFPVSDKRIRKAMAQL; this is translated from the coding sequence ATGGGGACGAGTGTGGAATCGCCGCTCGCCGGCCTGCGCGCGCGCCTGCCGCAGTTGATGCTGCGCGACCAGCACCGGCTGCGCCGCAGGATCGACGGCGCCCAGAAGACGCGCGACGCCGCGCGCCGGGCGAGGGTCGCCGAGGAGATCGCCGCCGACGTCGAGGCCGCCGAGCGGCGCGTCGAGCGGCGGCGCCTCGCCGTGCCCGAGATCACCTATCCGGCGCAGCTGCCGGTGTCGCAGAAGAAGGACGACATCCTCGCCGCGATCCGCGACCACCAGGTCGTGATCGTCGCGGGCGAGACCGGCTCCGGCAAGACCACCCAGATTCCCAAGATCTGCCTCGAACTCGGCAGGGGCGTGCTCGGCTCCATCGGCCACACCCAGCCGCGGCGGCTCGCCGCGCGGACGGTCGGCGACCGCATCGCCGAGGAGCTCGGCACCGAACTCGGCCAGACCGTCGGCTACAAGGTGCGCTTCACCGACCGGTCGAGCGACGACACGCTCGTGAAGCTGATGACCGACGGCATCCTCCTCGCGGAGATCCAGACCGACCGGCTGCTGCGCCAGTACGACACGCTCATCATCGACGAGGCGCACGAGCGCAGCCTGAACATCGACTTCCTCCTCGGCTACGTCAGGGAGATCCTGCCCCGCCGCCCCGACCTCAAGGTGATCATCACCTCCGCGACGATCGACCCGGAGCGGTTCTCCGCGCACTTCGGGGACGCGCCGATCGTGGAGGTGTCCGGGCGCACCTATCCGGTCGAGGTCCGGTACCGGCCCGTCACCGACCCGGACGACCCGTCCGCCGACCCCGACCGCGACCAGGTCCAGGCGATCGTCGACGCGGTCGACGAGCTCGGCCGCGAGGGGCCCGGCGACGTCCTGGTGTTCCTCAGCGGCGAGCGGGAGATCCGCGACACCGCCGACGCGCTCACCAAGCACTTCACCCGGCAGCGGGGGACGACCGAGGTCCTGCCGCTGTACGCCCGGCTGTCGTCGGCAGAGCAGCACCGGGTGTTCCAGGCGCACCGCGGGCGGCGGGTCGTGCTCGCCACCAACGTCGCGGAGACGTCGCTGACCGTCCCCGGCATCAAGTACGTCGTCGACCCCGGCACCGCGCGCATCTCCCGCTACAGCCACCGGCTGAAGGTGCAGCGGCTCCCGATCGAGCCGGTGTCGCAGGCCTCGGCGAACCAGCGCAAGGGCCGCTGCGGCCGCGTCTCCGAGGGCGTGTGCATCCGGCTGTACTCCGAGGAGGACTTCGAGTCCCGCCCGGAGTTCACCGAGCCGGAGATCCTGCGGACCAACCTCGCGTCGGTCATCCTGCAGATGACCGCGCTCGGCCTCGGCGACATCGCCGCGTTCCCGTTCGTGGAGCCGCCCGACCGCCGCAACGTCAAGGCCGGCGTGGACCTCCTCCACGAGCTCGGCGCGATCGACCCGGCCGAGAAGGACCCGCGCAAGCGCCTCACCCCGCTCGGCCGCCGGCTGGCCCAGCTGCCCGTCGACCCCCGCCTCGGGCGCATGATCCTGGAGGCCGACCGGGGCGGCTGCGTCCGCGAGGTGCTGATCATCGCGGCGGCGCTGTCCATCCAGGACCCGCGCGAGCGCCCCGCCGAGAACCAGCAGGCCGCCGACGAGCGGCACCGCCGCTTCGCCGACCCCGGCTCCGACTTCCTCGCCTACCTGAACCTGTGGAACTACCTGCGCGAGCGGCAGGCGGAGCTGTCGGGCAGCGCGTTCCGCCGCATGTGCAAGAACGAGTTCCTGCACTACCTGCGCATCCGCGAGTGGCAGGACCTGCACGGCCAGCTCAAGCAGGTCGCCAAGTCCCTCGGCGTCACGCTGAACACCGCCGACGCGCCGCCCGACCGCATCCACACCTCGCTGCTCGCCGGCCTGCTGTCCCACATCGGCCTGATGGACGTCGACAAGAAGGAGAAGCAGCGCCGCGGGCAGGAGTACCTCGGCGCCCGGGGCGCGAAGTTCGCGGTGTTCCCAGGGTCGTCGCTTTTCAAGAAGCCGCCGCGCTGGGTGATGTCGGCGGAGCTGGTCGAGACGTCCCGGCTGTGGGGGCGGATCAACGCCAGGATCGAGCCCGAGTGGGTCGAACCCCTCGCGCAGCACCTGGTGAAGCGCAACTACAGCGAGCCGCACTGGTCGAAGAAGCAGGCGGCCGTCATGGCGCGCGAGAAGGTCACCCTCTACGGGGTCCCGATCGTCGCCGACCGCCGCGTCAACTACGGCGCCATCGACCCGGCCCTGTCGCGCGAGCTGTTCATCCGGCACGCGCTCGTCGAGGGCGACTGGGAGACCCACCACTCGTTCTTCCACGACAACCGCGCCCTGCTGGACGAGGTGGAGGAACTGGAGCACCGCGCCCGGCGCCGCGACATCCTCGTCGACGACGAGACCCTCTTCGACTTCTACGACGCGCGGATCCCCGAGGACGTCGTCTCCGGGCGGCACTTCGACGCCTGGTGGAAGAAGGCCCAGCGCGCCGACCCCGACCTGCTCGGGTTCGAGAAGTCGATGCTCATCAACGAGTCCGCGGGCGGCGTCAGCGAGGCCGACTACCCGGACGTGTGGCAGCAGGGCGCGCTGCGGCTGAAGCTCACCTACCAGTTCGAGCCGGGCACCGACGCCGACGGCGTCACCGTGCACATCCCCGTCCAGGTCCTCAACCAGGTGCGGCCCGCCGGCTTCGACTGGCAGGTGCCGGGCCTGCGCACCGAACTGGTCACCGAGCTGATCCGGTCGCTGCCGAAGCAGCTGCGCGTGAACTTCGTCCCGGCGCCCGACTACGCCCGCAAGATCCTCGACCGCGTGGCGCCGCGCACCGAGCCCCTGCTGGACGCCCTGGAGCGCGAGCTGACCGCGATGACGAGCGTGCCTGTCGCGCGGGAGGCGTGGGACCCGTCCCGGCTGCCCGCCCACCTGCGCATCACGTTCCGCGTCCTCGACGCCGCGGGCCGGACCCTCGGCGAGGGCACCGACCTGGACGAGCTGAAACGCCGCCTCGCCGGGAAGGTGCGCGGGACGCTGTCCAAGGCCGCGTCCACGATCGAGCGGTCCGGGCTCACCGAGTGGACGATCGGCGAGCTGCCCCGCACCTACGAGCGCAACCAGGCCGGCTACGACGTCAAGGCCTATCCCGCGCTCACCGACGAGGGCGGCACCGTGGCCGTCCGCATGTACGAGACGGAGGCCGAGCAGCGCCGCGCGATGTGGCTCGGCACGCGGCGGCTGATCCTGCTGAACGCGCCGTCGCCGGTGAAGCTCATCCAGGGCCGCCTGACCAACCAGGGCAAGCTGGCGCTCAGCCACAACCCACACGGATCGGTCGCGGCGCTGTTCGACGACTGCGTCACCGCCGCCGCCGACCGGCTCATCGCCGAGGCGGGCGGGCCCGCGTGGGACGAGGACGGCTTCCGCGCCCTGTACGACCGGGTCCGCGCCGGCCTGCACGACGCGACCGCCCAGATCGTCGGCCTGGTCGAGCGGATCCTCGCCGAGGCGCACGAGATCGACCGGCGGCTGCGCGGCACGGCGAGCCTCACCCTCGTGCCCGCGCTCACCGACGTCCGCGGCCATCTCGGCACGCTCGTGCGGCCGGGGTTCGTCACCGCGACCGGCTGGGCCCGGCTGCCGGATCTGCCGCGCTACCTGCGCGCCCTGCAGGTGAGGCTCGACAAGCTCCCCGAGAACCCGGGGCGCGACCGCATGCTCGCGCACCAGGTCGAGGTCCTGGCGCAGGAGTACGACCAGACCCTGCGCCGGCTCCACCCCGCCCGGCGGGAGGAGGAGCCGGCCCGGC